The Proteiniborus sp. DW1 genome segment TTTCTATATCAAATTCATCTTCTATAGCCATTATTAACTCAACAACATCTAATGAATCAGCATCTAAATCCTCTTGGAATGAAGATTCCAATGTTATCTCAGATTCTTCAACATCTAACTGCTCTGCAATTAATTTTTTGATTTTTTCAAATACCATGAGTCCACCCCCCTTCAATAGATATATTAT includes the following:
- the acpP gene encoding acyl carrier protein — encoded protein: MVFEKIKKLIAEQLDVEESEITLESSFQEDLDADSLDVVELIMAIEDEFDIEISDEEAEKIVTVKDAVNYIQDNTK